From Fretibacterium sp. OH1220_COT-178, the proteins below share one genomic window:
- a CDS encoding DUF2207 family protein: MVLYLAVMSFVPHAEGSIVYALDVNVTLDRDGTAHFTQRWDAELSAGGTEFLLALDPDVKVTDFSVADEWGRVFENEGRRWNPQRSAAEKEGRCGVVRGARGLELRWGRAASGRRVCYVSWTVPGLVKAYDDADGFLVRFLDRGTDPMPRRVQVRIRRADGPLAEGQAEVRTHGFRGVAQLVSGTVVVRSSQPLKEDNYIAVKLRLPKGVLHPHEVLSGRFEYVRDSGRAGRDADGESLVRLASVCGRLSKFSDYLQWILALGFLAVVFLRISASRSPSRMLRVSPAFFEELEDRPYFGSIPCGGDLAAAFYGLSAVPRASVLRKLFSSSLFNWMQPHVVSHDHKRLTDLIRAYVLRWFRDGILLPSSSTLPIVEDERGLRSEPERKLMELLKAFRRLKDAEAGTRVPLDLSLSSAFDALVRRDKDIDARRRDFAEEGRRQALKMMFEDWRRSVEDAGFEYFLSNGGIVQRNRLLRRGRAAPSEPRATRRGLEMLRQLRGFRNYLEDFTLINERRAVEVELWDEYLVFAVLYGIGDRVEGELRALCSDLPEAMGFSFPGLLGNGTLLLEASYLSQLLYSASGTPDGIPRL; encoded by the coding sequence GTGGTGCTTTATCTCGCCGTCATGTCCTTCGTTCCGCACGCGGAGGGCTCCATCGTTTATGCCCTGGACGTGAACGTGACCCTCGACCGCGACGGTACCGCGCACTTCACGCAGCGGTGGGACGCCGAGCTCTCGGCCGGCGGGACGGAGTTCCTTCTGGCCCTCGATCCCGATGTGAAGGTGACCGATTTCTCCGTTGCGGACGAGTGGGGGCGCGTGTTCGAGAATGAGGGCAGGCGGTGGAATCCGCAGCGCAGCGCCGCGGAAAAGGAGGGGCGCTGCGGGGTCGTTCGGGGCGCGCGCGGCCTGGAGCTGCGCTGGGGACGTGCGGCGTCGGGGCGGCGCGTCTGCTACGTCTCCTGGACGGTCCCGGGCTTGGTCAAGGCCTATGACGACGCCGACGGCTTCCTGGTGCGCTTCCTCGACCGTGGGACGGACCCCATGCCTCGTCGGGTCCAGGTCCGTATCCGGCGGGCCGACGGCCCCCTCGCGGAGGGACAGGCCGAGGTCCGCACGCACGGCTTTCGGGGCGTCGCCCAGCTGGTGAGCGGCACCGTCGTCGTGCGAAGCTCGCAGCCGCTGAAGGAGGATAACTACATCGCCGTGAAGCTGCGCCTCCCCAAGGGGGTGCTTCACCCGCACGAGGTCCTGTCGGGCCGTTTCGAGTATGTGCGGGACTCCGGCCGGGCAGGACGGGATGCGGACGGGGAGTCCCTCGTGCGTTTGGCGTCCGTCTGCGGCCGCCTCTCGAAGTTTTCCGATTACCTGCAGTGGATTCTTGCGCTCGGCTTCCTCGCCGTGGTGTTTCTTCGCATCTCGGCGTCGCGGTCGCCCTCCAGGATGCTGCGGGTGTCGCCCGCCTTCTTCGAGGAGCTGGAGGACCGGCCCTACTTCGGCTCGATCCCCTGCGGCGGGGACCTGGCCGCCGCCTTCTACGGCCTGTCCGCCGTTCCCCGTGCCTCCGTCCTTCGGAAGCTCTTCTCCTCCAGCCTGTTCAATTGGATGCAGCCTCACGTCGTCTCCCACGACCACAAGAGGTTGACGGACCTGATCCGCGCCTATGTGCTGCGCTGGTTTCGGGACGGGATCCTCCTGCCCTCGTCCTCGACCCTGCCGATCGTCGAGGACGAGAGGGGGCTCCGCTCCGAGCCCGAGAGAAAACTGATGGAGCTGCTCAAGGCGTTCCGCAGGCTCAAGGATGCGGAGGCCGGGACCAGGGTCCCCCTCGATCTGTCGCTCTCCTCCGCCTTCGACGCCCTGGTCCGTCGCGACAAGGACATCGATGCGAGGAGGCGCGATTTCGCCGAGGAGGGGCGCCGTCAGGCGCTGAAAATGATGTTCGAGGATTGGCGGCGCAGCGTGGAGGACGCGGGGTTCGAATACTTTCTGTCGAACGGCGGGATCGTGCAGCGGAACCGGCTGCTGCGTCGGGGACGCGCGGCGCCCTCGGAGCCCCGGGCGACTCGCCGGGGGCTCGAGATGCTGCGCCAGCTGCGGGGATTCCGGAATTACCTCGAGGATTTCACCCTGATCAACGAGCGCCGGGCCGTCGAGGTGGAGCTGTGGGACGAGTACCTGGTCTTCGCCGTGCTCTACGGCATCGGCGACCGGGTGGAGGGGGAGCTGCGCGCCCTCTGTTCCGACCTCCCCGAGGCGATGGGCTTTTCGTTCCCGGGCCTGCTGGGGAACGGGACCCTGCTGCTGGAGGCCTCCTATCTTTCTCAGCTCCTCTACTCCGCATCCGGCACGCCCGACGGGATCCCCCGGCTCTGA
- the xylB gene encoding xylulokinase: MGIDVGTSSVRSLILDPRGRILSVCREEYRFDIPEIGWAEQDPEVWWHAVCRTARRAVGQAGLGGGEIGAVGFSGQMHGLVPVTRSGEPVRRAIIWCDQRSAEQVRAIRESLGAALGRYTCNTVNTGSLVASLKWMQENERENYARTFAVLLPKDYVRFRMTGRISTDWTDAAGTLAFDVARGCWSEEFLGRLGLHVELFPEVLAPSDVAGPLAPAAAEAMGLSTDCLVVHGGADQVMQALGNGILEPGVASVTIGTGGQVLSLLTEPRYDPGLSSHTFNYLARGQWYFMGATLCAGLSLRWLRDHVLSGLSYGDMAALAAEVPPGSEGLVYLPYLLGERTPHMDPGARGMFFGLSMKHERGHLIRAAMEGVVYSLKECFAVLEALGIRVREVVASGGGSRSPLWLQLQADILNKEIYLSDMSEQASLGAAINAGVGVGCFDSYSSACRGIVTRSPNPYVPDPENAARYGEGFERYKALYRNTRELM; the protein is encoded by the coding sequence ATGGGTATAGACGTCGGAACCTCGAGCGTGCGGTCGCTGATTCTGGATCCCCGGGGGCGGATTCTCTCGGTCTGTCGGGAGGAATACCGCTTCGATATCCCGGAGATCGGATGGGCGGAGCAGGATCCGGAGGTGTGGTGGCACGCCGTTTGCCGCACGGCGCGCCGGGCCGTCGGCCAGGCCGGGCTGGGCGGAGGGGAGATCGGGGCCGTCGGTTTTTCCGGGCAGATGCACGGCCTGGTTCCGGTGACCCGGTCCGGAGAGCCCGTGAGAAGGGCGATCATCTGGTGCGATCAGCGCTCTGCGGAACAGGTTCGGGCCATTCGGGAATCCCTCGGGGCCGCGCTGGGGCGGTACACCTGCAATACGGTCAACACGGGATCCCTGGTCGCCTCCCTGAAATGGATGCAGGAGAACGAACGGGAGAACTACGCCCGGACCTTTGCCGTCCTGTTGCCCAAGGACTACGTCCGCTTCCGGATGACGGGGCGGATTTCCACGGACTGGACGGACGCCGCGGGGACCCTGGCCTTCGACGTGGCCCGGGGATGCTGGTCCGAGGAATTTTTAGGGCGACTGGGCCTGCATGTGGAGCTCTTCCCGGAGGTCCTCGCCCCCTCGGATGTGGCGGGGCCCCTCGCCCCTGCGGCCGCCGAGGCGATGGGGCTGTCCACGGACTGCCTGGTCGTTCATGGCGGGGCCGACCAGGTGATGCAGGCCCTGGGGAACGGGATTTTGGAGCCCGGCGTCGCCTCGGTGACCATCGGGACGGGGGGGCAGGTCCTGAGCCTCCTGACGGAGCCTCGGTACGATCCGGGGCTGAGCTCCCACACGTTCAATTATCTGGCCCGTGGGCAATGGTATTTCATGGGGGCGACCCTGTGTGCCGGCCTGTCCCTGCGCTGGCTGAGGGACCATGTCCTGTCGGGGCTCTCCTACGGGGACATGGCCGCGCTTGCCGCCGAAGTTCCGCCCGGGAGCGAGGGGCTCGTCTACCTGCCCTATCTCCTCGGGGAGAGGACGCCCCACATGGACCCCGGTGCCCGGGGAATGTTTTTCGGGCTCTCCATGAAGCACGAGAGGGGCCATCTGATCCGCGCCGCGATGGAGGGGGTGGTCTATTCTCTCAAGGAGTGCTTCGCCGTCCTGGAGGCCCTGGGGATCCGGGTCCGTGAGGTCGTCGCCTCTGGAGGGGGAAGCAGGAGCCCCCTCTGGCTTCAGCTGCAGGCCGACATCCTGAACAAGGAGATCTACCTCTCCGATATGTCGGAACAGGCCTCGCTGGGGGCAGCCATCAACGCGGGGGTCGGCGTGGGGTGTTTCGATTCGTATTCCTCGGCCTGCAGGGGAATCGTCACGCGGTCGCCGAACCCCTACGTCCCGGATCCGGAGAACGCGGCGCGCTACGGGGAGGGGTTCGAGCGCTACAAAGCGCTTTATCGCAACACTCGGGAGCTGATGTAG